A genomic window from Agreia sp. COWG includes:
- a CDS encoding FHA domain-containing protein, with the protein MTRLTYQPGTWRGVVASGAVALFPSTLDGALLDRIWRSLDDGDGLGGVLEALTAEFGASIKAIPPFAVAVASGSELRLAVRGALRIDVTEVGADAPVTVSGEQVTTWNERVVSAAESFVVSSEGVDGSEWLGIRSGVVLCRAVSLSLVERSPAVPDAAVTVVAPVPAPEASLPVVASPPAAPVLPEFVASAPLHREPARELAAEPVPVPMPEIESTPALALDVEETVDELPDGSPPIEEPAIAEPPVEQPPVEPAAPVEPAHAEPEDFGPTVTELPDDAYDHLWGATVVKSVEEAAVRLDDEPDDEPASAAVTPAQPEAPSAPRPEVETEAPQVSSKEWTAPPPTGLIDRVPGFAGVGAAAAGYGGQPAPASSPTPASASATPPAENDHDGLTVTVSELEAMRRLAAADDSSADPAGGPGRIVLATGDVVTLDRPVIVGRRPRAQRVQGDVLPHLVTVASPDQDVSRSHLEVRVEGRHVLVVDLDTTNGSVLHRAGTPPLRLSPSEPVLVLNGDIVDIGDGVTLLFEELP; encoded by the coding sequence ATGACCCGCCTCACTTACCAGCCGGGCACGTGGCGCGGAGTCGTCGCATCCGGCGCTGTCGCACTGTTTCCCAGCACCCTCGACGGTGCTCTCTTGGATCGCATCTGGCGCAGCCTCGACGACGGCGACGGACTGGGCGGCGTGCTCGAGGCCCTCACGGCCGAGTTCGGTGCGAGCATCAAGGCCATCCCGCCGTTCGCCGTGGCTGTGGCATCGGGCAGTGAGCTGCGCCTCGCCGTGCGGGGGGCGTTGCGCATCGACGTGACAGAGGTCGGAGCCGACGCGCCCGTGACCGTGTCGGGCGAGCAGGTCACCACCTGGAACGAGCGCGTCGTGTCAGCGGCCGAGAGCTTCGTGGTGTCGAGCGAGGGCGTCGATGGCTCCGAGTGGCTCGGTATCCGCAGCGGCGTCGTCCTGTGCCGCGCGGTCTCGCTGTCGCTCGTCGAGCGCTCCCCAGCGGTGCCGGATGCGGCGGTCACCGTCGTCGCGCCCGTACCCGCGCCGGAAGCCAGTCTCCCCGTCGTCGCCTCGCCGCCCGCTGCACCCGTGCTGCCCGAATTTGTCGCCTCCGCTCCGCTGCACCGGGAGCCTGCACGCGAGCTGGCGGCGGAGCCGGTGCCGGTGCCGATGCCCGAAATCGAGTCGACCCCGGCGCTTGCGCTCGACGTCGAGGAGACGGTCGACGAGCTGCCCGACGGGAGCCCGCCCATCGAGGAACCGGCCATCGCGGAACCGCCCGTCGAGCAGCCGCCCGTCGAACCCGCGGCCCCCGTCGAACCAGCCCACGCCGAGCCGGAGGACTTCGGCCCCACCGTGACCGAGCTGCCCGATGACGCGTACGACCACCTGTGGGGTGCCACGGTCGTCAAATCTGTCGAAGAGGCTGCAGTACGCCTCGACGACGAGCCCGACGACGAGCCCGCGTCGGCTGCCGTCACGCCCGCCCAACCCGAGGCCCCATCGGCGCCCAGGCCCGAGGTCGAAACCGAGGCGCCGCAGGTCTCTTCGAAAGAGTGGACGGCTCCCCCGCCGACCGGCCTCATCGACCGGGTGCCGGGGTTCGCCGGTGTCGGCGCTGCCGCCGCCGGCTACGGCGGTCAGCCCGCACCCGCGTCGTCCCCCACCCCTGCCTCCGCGTCGGCCACGCCACCAGCGGAGAACGATCATGACGGCCTCACGGTGACCGTGTCGGAGCTCGAGGCCATGCGTCGCCTCGCCGCTGCTGACGACTCCTCCGCCGATCCGGCCGGCGGCCCCGGTCGCATCGTGCTCGCGACCGGCGACGTGGTCACGCTCGATCGCCCGGTCATCGTGGGCCGCAGACCTCGTGCCCAGCGCGTTCAAGGTGACGTGCTTCCGCACCTGGTCACGGTCGCGAGCCCCGATCAGGACGTATCGCGCAGCCATCTCGAGGTGCGAGTCGAAGGCCGCCACGTTCTGGTCGTCGACCTCGACACGACCAACGGTTCGGTGCTGCATCGCGCAGGAACCCCACCGCTGAGGCTTTCGCCGAGCGAGCCCGTGCTGGTGCTGAACGGCGACATCGTCGATATCGGTGACGGCGTCACGCTGCTGTTCGAGGAGCTTCCGTGA
- a CDS encoding RDD family protein, with protein sequence MSTPPLPAGTGAAAQPGSAETVPCVRCGSAVHRSAPFCLACGTPTSTRSQAAALGAPAVSPSASWQPTPVHPPLLLSTVVAANYGRRVLAFVIDGAFGAVFTLLVALPVLWIFGTPTSGSTSSGVGVSASVSGLPAVLILAASGLYPLAMLLLQAFAGFSLGKRILGLRIVKSDSLAKPGIGRMLLRSIIVWAGSVVFYVGQLVVYLSPLWDPMRRLRGWHDRVAGTWVIDVNAGPNPLAQDVGEVIDDLPAAAPAAQQAPSPVVETAPEPAAVVRVAPTAEPFAAAPAAPAPPAPPTAPAQAPIEAIPSFDPQPTFGGEDLDGTKLSTSIPVGAVPPGTVTLLFDTGESYVITGHGVLGRDPVSPYDAAGDMLVQIGGDTRSISKTHIEFEVQPGSLWMTDRRSTNGSAIVRADGIESPLTPGQRMTVRSGDRVRVGTRVFTVTVAP encoded by the coding sequence GTGAGTACCCCACCCCTGCCGGCCGGCACCGGCGCCGCGGCCCAGCCCGGTTCGGCAGAGACCGTGCCGTGCGTGCGCTGCGGCTCGGCCGTGCACAGGAGCGCCCCGTTCTGCCTGGCGTGCGGAACGCCCACCTCGACGAGGTCCCAGGCCGCGGCGCTCGGCGCCCCGGCAGTGTCGCCGAGCGCGTCGTGGCAGCCCACCCCCGTGCACCCGCCCCTGCTGCTCAGCACCGTCGTCGCCGCGAATTACGGGCGGCGCGTGCTGGCGTTTGTCATCGACGGGGCCTTCGGCGCCGTGTTCACCCTGCTCGTGGCGCTGCCGGTGCTCTGGATCTTCGGCACGCCCACCTCGGGGAGCACGTCATCGGGGGTCGGCGTCTCCGCATCGGTCTCTGGTCTGCCGGCCGTGCTCATCCTGGCGGCGAGCGGCCTGTACCCGCTCGCGATGCTGCTGCTGCAGGCGTTCGCCGGGTTCTCGCTCGGAAAGCGCATCCTGGGCCTGCGCATCGTGAAGAGCGACAGCCTGGCGAAGCCGGGCATCGGCCGGATGCTGCTGCGCTCGATCATCGTGTGGGCGGGCAGCGTGGTGTTCTACGTCGGTCAGCTCGTGGTCTACCTCTCGCCGCTGTGGGACCCCATGAGGCGTCTCCGCGGCTGGCACGACCGGGTGGCCGGCACGTGGGTCATCGACGTGAACGCAGGGCCGAATCCGCTCGCACAAGACGTCGGCGAGGTCATCGACGACCTGCCGGCCGCGGCGCCGGCCGCGCAGCAGGCGCCCTCTCCGGTCGTCGAGACTGCTCCTGAGCCCGCCGCTGTCGTCCGCGTCGCGCCCACCGCCGAGCCGTTCGCTGCGGCGCCGGCCGCCCCGGCTCCCCCGGCTCCGCCGACCGCTCCGGCTCAGGCGCCCATCGAGGCCATCCCCTCGTTCGACCCGCAGCCCACGTTCGGGGGCGAAGACCTCGACGGAACGAAGCTCAGCACCTCGATTCCCGTCGGGGCTGTGCCGCCGGGCACCGTGACGCTGCTGTTCGACACTGGCGAGAGCTACGTGATCACCGGGCACGGCGTGCTCGGGCGCGATCCCGTCTCCCCCTATGACGCAGCTGGCGACATGCTCGTGCAGATCGGCGGTGACACCCGCTCCATCTCGAAAACCCACATTGAGTTCGAGGTGCAGCCGGGCAGCCTCTGGATGACGGATCGTCGCTCGACGAACGGCTCCGCGATCGTGCGCGCCGACGGCATCGAATCGCCGCTCACCCCGGGGCAGCGCATGACGGTGCGAAGCGGCGACCGCGTGCGCGTCGGAACCCGTGTCTTCACCGTGACGGTGGCGCCGTGA
- a CDS encoding transglutaminase-like domain-containing protein: MSAATSQPGPAPATRRDRTRTRGASTARGAGQGRSLVDASLDCGAIAALLAVAVVGFGPAFGGTGYLVAGFGALLIGLALAVLGARLRANILVLAAATLLAYMVFGGPLAVPTTTLFGVLPSLETIRALVLGLVFSWKDVLTLETPVGAFASVLIVPFVATLVASVLAVSFALRLRRAAWALLPAVALLITSIAFGTREAAAPIVQGLLFAGIALAWWAWRRSQDRARRIAATTLDSASGAQTPDAGLARTRLALGAGLVVVALGVGLGAGGLLAPVEAREVLRDSIVPPLDLHDYASPLVAFRKYVRDDKNNVLFTVKGLPDGARVRLATLDAYDGIVYNVAGDGTAGSGTFTRVSGEIPSDATGTKATLDVTIGDLNGVWIPDSGYLDSLQFTGDRAKELAGTLHYNRTTGVAITTAGLAKGDSYTMDTVIPTTLTDEQLESHRLEALTLPKASGVPDDVPALATQYIGDAEKPLTQVRNLANSLSQDGFFSHGLEGEATSRAGHGAERISALLDAQQMVGDDEQYAVAMALMARSAGMPARVVMGFYPDKYAGPDAAQDITGDQLHAWVEVAFDDAGWVAFDPTPPKNQVPQEEAPKPKSDPKAQVLQPPPPPQEPADLPPDIRTDDTDQDDEPETNVVLQTVLIASGSILALLIVILGPVVGIGALKVRRRRARQNSERAADRLSGGWDEIIDRADDFGTKVERGVTRRADAAVLAEAWPELPVGAVAVRADSGVFGPGEPSADEVDAFWAEVDDIVRGMRDSRGWWARLRARVSLRAYFARRRENRSRRKARS, from the coding sequence ATGAGCGCGGCAACCTCCCAGCCCGGCCCGGCTCCCGCCACGCGGCGCGATCGTACCCGCACGCGCGGTGCTTCGACCGCGAGGGGCGCAGGCCAGGGCCGCTCGCTCGTCGACGCGAGCCTCGACTGCGGGGCTATCGCGGCCCTCCTCGCTGTAGCCGTGGTCGGCTTCGGGCCGGCGTTCGGCGGTACGGGCTACCTCGTCGCCGGCTTCGGCGCCCTGCTGATCGGCCTCGCCCTGGCGGTGCTCGGCGCGCGGCTGCGGGCCAACATCCTCGTTCTCGCCGCCGCCACCCTGCTCGCGTACATGGTGTTCGGCGGTCCGCTCGCCGTGCCGACGACGACCCTCTTCGGTGTGCTGCCCAGCCTCGAGACCATCCGTGCCCTCGTGCTCGGCCTGGTCTTCTCCTGGAAGGACGTGCTCACCCTCGAGACCCCCGTCGGGGCCTTCGCCTCTGTACTGATCGTTCCCTTCGTCGCCACGCTCGTGGCCTCCGTTCTCGCGGTGAGCTTCGCCCTGAGACTGCGCCGTGCGGCCTGGGCCCTGCTGCCCGCGGTGGCGTTGCTGATCACGTCGATCGCCTTCGGCACCCGCGAGGCGGCGGCGCCCATCGTGCAGGGGCTGCTCTTCGCCGGCATCGCCCTTGCCTGGTGGGCGTGGCGGCGCAGCCAGGATCGCGCCCGGCGCATCGCCGCGACGACCCTCGACAGCGCATCCGGTGCCCAGACGCCGGATGCCGGGCTCGCCCGCACCCGCCTCGCCCTCGGCGCCGGCCTCGTCGTCGTCGCCCTGGGCGTCGGCCTCGGAGCCGGAGGGCTGCTCGCGCCGGTCGAGGCCCGCGAGGTTCTGCGCGACTCGATCGTTCCGCCCCTCGACCTGCACGACTACGCGAGCCCGCTCGTGGCGTTCCGCAAGTACGTGCGCGACGACAAGAACAACGTGCTCTTCACGGTCAAGGGCCTCCCCGACGGCGCGCGCGTGCGCCTGGCGACGCTGGATGCCTACGACGGCATCGTCTACAACGTGGCGGGAGACGGCACGGCCGGCTCCGGCACGTTCACCAGGGTGAGCGGCGAGATCCCCTCGGACGCCACGGGAACCAAGGCCACCCTCGACGTGACGATCGGCGACCTGAACGGGGTGTGGATTCCGGATTCCGGCTACCTCGATTCGCTGCAGTTCACCGGTGACCGGGCCAAGGAGCTCGCGGGCACGCTGCACTACAACCGCACGACGGGCGTCGCCATCACCACCGCGGGTCTCGCCAAGGGCGACAGCTACACGATGGACACCGTGATCCCGACCACACTCACGGATGAGCAGCTGGAGAGCCACCGGCTCGAGGCGCTGACCCTGCCGAAGGCATCCGGCGTGCCAGACGACGTGCCGGCGCTCGCGACCCAGTACATCGGAGACGCCGAGAAGCCCCTCACCCAGGTGCGCAACCTGGCCAACTCGCTGAGCCAGGACGGGTTCTTCAGCCACGGCCTCGAGGGCGAGGCCACCTCGCGGGCCGGCCACGGAGCGGAACGCATCTCCGCGCTGCTCGATGCCCAGCAGATGGTGGGCGACGACGAGCAGTACGCGGTGGCGATGGCCCTGATGGCCCGCTCGGCTGGCATGCCGGCGCGCGTGGTGATGGGGTTCTATCCCGACAAGTACGCCGGGCCGGATGCCGCGCAGGACATCACCGGCGACCAGCTGCACGCGTGGGTCGAGGTCGCCTTCGACGACGCAGGCTGGGTGGCCTTCGACCCCACCCCGCCGAAGAACCAGGTTCCTCAGGAAGAGGCGCCGAAGCCGAAGTCCGACCCCAAGGCGCAGGTTCTGCAGCCGCCTCCCCCGCCGCAGGAGCCCGCGGATCTGCCGCCGGACATCCGCACCGACGACACCGACCAGGACGACGAGCCCGAGACGAACGTCGTGCTGCAGACCGTGCTCATCGCATCCGGCAGCATTCTGGCGCTGCTGATCGTGATTCTCGGGCCGGTCGTCGGCATCGGCGCGCTCAAGGTGCGTCGACGTCGAGCGCGGCAGAACTCCGAGCGCGCGGCCGACAGGCTGAGCGGCGGCTGGGACGAGATAATCGACCGCGCAGATGACTTCGGCACGAAGGTCGAGAGGGGCGTGACCAGGCGGGCCGATGCGGCGGTGCTGGCCGAGGCCTGGCCTGAGCTGCCCGTGGGAGCCGTCGCCGTTCGCGCCGACAGCGGAGTCTTCGGACCGGGTGAGCCGAGTGCTGACGAGGTCGACGCATTCTGGGCGGAGGTCGACGACATCGTGCGCGGAATGCGCGACTCCCGCGGCTGGTGGGCCCGACTTCGCGCGCGAGTGTCGCTGCGCGCCTACTTTGCACGACGCCGCGAGAATCGCAGCAGACGAAAGGCACGATCGTGA
- a CDS encoding PP2C family serine/threonine-protein phosphatase — translation MTPPPPVGASSVVLHSGAATHRGLKRPANEDAYLAASPVFLVADGMGGHEAGERASAIVVESFDGLTGRPTVAPIDVRAAFDRAYRSISELSSGGKRRAGTTVSGVAVVESDGVALWLVFNLGDSRTYRLNGDSLEQISIDHSVVQELLDGGGIDIAAAAVHPARNVITRALGAGGDYRPDFWLVPIEEGDRMFICSDGVSGEVDTETIARILSVEKDPQMAADHLVREGMARGGHDNLTAVVVDARLSETEQDTAMPDDTIPRGNAPITGVAR, via the coding sequence GTGACGCCGCCGCCGCCCGTGGGCGCATCCTCGGTCGTTCTGCACTCCGGCGCCGCCACGCACCGGGGGCTCAAGCGACCGGCGAACGAGGACGCCTACCTCGCCGCGTCACCCGTCTTTCTTGTCGCGGATGGAATGGGCGGGCACGAGGCGGGAGAGCGCGCCAGCGCGATCGTCGTCGAGTCGTTCGACGGCCTCACCGGCAGACCCACCGTGGCCCCCATAGACGTTCGCGCAGCCTTCGACCGCGCCTACCGTTCGATCAGCGAGCTGAGCTCAGGCGGCAAGCGTCGGGCCGGCACGACGGTCTCGGGCGTGGCGGTCGTCGAGAGCGACGGCGTGGCACTGTGGCTCGTCTTCAACCTCGGCGACTCGCGCACCTACAGGCTGAACGGCGATTCGCTCGAGCAGATCAGCATCGATCACTCGGTGGTGCAGGAACTGCTCGACGGCGGCGGAATCGACATCGCGGCGGCAGCCGTGCATCCGGCCCGCAATGTGATCACGCGCGCCCTCGGGGCCGGTGGAGACTATCGGCCCGATTTCTGGCTCGTGCCGATCGAGGAGGGTGACCGCATGTTCATCTGTTCCGACGGTGTCTCTGGAGAGGTCGACACCGAGACGATCGCCCGAATACTCTCGGTGGAGAAAGACCCCCAGATGGCGGCCGACCACCTCGTTCGCGAGGGGATGGCTCGGGGTGGGCACGACAACCTGACCGCTGTCGTCGTGGACGCCCGGCTGTCGGAGACCGAGCAGGACACCGCGATGCCCGATGACACCATTCCGCGCGGCAACGCCCCGATCACAGGAGTCGCGCGATGA